TGCCGAATTTCATGATTCCCCCGTGGATTTAATCCTTCAAACCAACAGCATTCTTCAGCGATTGAATTTCCTGCGACGTGAGCTGGCGGTACTCACCCGGTTTCAGACTCTCGGGCAAATGCAGATCGCCATAACTGTAACGCAAAAGTTTAACGACCTTGTTATCCAAATGCTCGAAAAGACGCCGTACCAGTCGGTTGCGCCCCTCACGGACCGTGATCATATACCAGGCGCCACGGCTTTGTCCCATGTCCACCGTTTGAATAAACTGCAGATCCACACCCTGCGTCGCGCCATCATCAAGCGTGACGCCACGGCGAAGCTTGCCTTCCTCTTCATCGGTAAGGCGCTTCTGCACCAACACCTGGTAGGTGCGCGGAACTTTAAAGCTGGGATGGGTCAAGCGATGGACGAGTTCACCATCATTGGAAAGAAGCAGCAGCCCCTCCGTGCGATAATCAAGGCGGCCGACAGGGTAAAGAAGAAACTTCACCTGACGCAGGGAAGGCAGATCGTAGATGGTCGCTTTCCCTTCTTCACGCGCACGGCTGGTCAGGCACAGATCGGGTTTGTTCAGCATCCAGTAAACAAGAGGCGGACGCTCGGAAACCAGACGACCATCGACAGTCACCTGGTCCTGATCGGGATCAATCCTCGTCCCGAGTTCTTTCACGATCTTGCCGTTGATCGAGATTCTCCCCTCCGTCAGCATCCTCTCCGCCTCGCGGCGCGAGGCCAGTCCCAGCTGGGAAAGCCACTTCTGTATCCGGATCAACTTGTCCTGGCTCATCGTCGTCAAAACCTTTCGCATCAAAGCGGGCGCCGACGCGCGGCTGCTCCTCTGGTGCAGTCGGTTCGTCGCCTTGCATTTCAAGCTGCTCTCTTACCTGAAAATTGACTTTGATGTCAGCAAAATCGCCCTCGTCGGCGCTTTCAACCAGTCCCTCTGACACGGTCGGAGCGTCCGACTCAGGATCATCCATGAATTCATCGACATCGACCTCCTCACCCAGATCGAGGCGGTTCTCCGCTTCGGCCATGGTTTCGGGTGCGGGCTGGAACGCGGAAAGCGGCGGCAGATCATCGAGGCTATTGATGCGGAAAACCCGCAGAAATTCAGGGCTGGTGCCAAACATCATCGGCCGGCCTGAATCCTCTTTGCGGCCCACGCAGCTGATCAGCTCGCGATCGAGAAGGTTTTTGATGATACTGCCCGCATCGACGCCGCGGATCGCTTCGATATCCGCGCGCGTCACGGGTTGCCGATAGGCAATGATGGAAAGAGTTTCCAAAGCCGCACGCGACAAAGGTCTTTGCCTTTGCGAAAACATGCGCTCCATCAAAGGCGCGGCGGCAGGAACGGTGCGGAATTGAAAGCCGACGCCCTTGTCATGTTCCAGACGAAAACCGCCGTTGCGTTCGCGATAAAGGCGCAAAAGGTTTTGAATCACGCGCTCGATTTCCGCCGTGTCTCCCGGATTGCCGTCTTCATCCGCAAGGATTTCTGAGATATCCGTGACCGAAAGCGGTTTCGGAGCTGCAAAGAGTATGGCTTCGACCTGACCTTCCAGGGTCAGAGCCTCGTCCCAACGCATGAGCCCATCCTTCGATTCCCCGCCGGGATTGGCGTCCAGGATCAGCTCAGGCGCATCGGATGCCGCGGCGCTTTCCTGGTCGTCCGCATTATCCTCGGGGAAGTCCTCGTCTTCAAAAAGACTCTCGGGCTTCGGATCATCCATGCTCATACTCCATCCATTTCAGGCGGTTCTGCCAAACGAGGGCGGTCCACGCCTTTCACCTGCAAAGGCAGCTGATTGGCGTCGAGATCGCTGCGATAAAGCCAGAGAGGTCCGT
This window of the Oligoflexus sp. genome carries:
- a CDS encoding pseudouridine synthase; amino-acid sequence: MLTEGRISINGKIVKELGTRIDPDQDQVTVDGRLVSERPPLVYWMLNKPDLCLTSRAREEGKATIYDLPSLRQVKFLLYPVGRLDYRTEGLLLLSNDGELVHRLTHPSFKVPRTYQVLVQKRLTDEEEGKLRRGVTLDDGATQGVDLQFIQTVDMGQSRGAWYMITVREGRNRLVRRLFEHLDNKVVKLLRYSYGDLHLPESLKPGEYRQLTSQEIQSLKNAVGLKD
- the scpB gene encoding SMC-Scp complex subunit ScpB, which produces MDDPKPESLFEDEDFPEDNADDQESAAASDAPELILDANPGGESKDGLMRWDEALTLEGQVEAILFAAPKPLSVTDISEILADEDGNPGDTAEIERVIQNLLRLYRERNGGFRLEHDKGVGFQFRTVPAAAPLMERMFSQRQRPLSRAALETLSIIAYRQPVTRADIEAIRGVDAGSIIKNLLDRELISCVGRKEDSGRPMMFGTSPEFLRVFRINSLDDLPPLSAFQPAPETMAEAENRLDLGEEVDVDEFMDDPESDAPTVSEGLVESADEGDFADIKVNFQVREQLEMQGDEPTAPEEQPRVGARFDAKGFDDDEPGQVDPDTEVAFPAGTGLAPRGGEDADGGENLDQRQDRERTRDED